CAATCAATAGAGGTCGGATCATGGTGGGGGATGGGGGCATTAAGCCACCGTGAAATTTTGGCATGCCCTAAGAGAAGGGATATTTTGacttctaaatttaaaaaaaaaaaaaaatcatgatttcATGATTTCATCTTATAATAATagcgttaaattttttttaaattgttcttcCCGTATGATCAGAAAAAATCGTGTGTATTTTCAATATACGAAaaggtttttattaattttgaattattgtgAATGTTCGtagctttttttaaaaaatattaataaagaaatatatgtataatagaatgataaagtatatttcattttttaaaaaaatataaagtatattaagAACCACGTGTTACTTATCTTCCCgcgaaaatgatgaaatatgaTGAATACGTGAACAGATGTATAGATTGATGtgctaattatttatcaattttattattaaattggaaaaaagtgtaattgtattgtattgtaaatgtcaacaatttaaataatttaagcacaaatatttatatatatgtatatattctagatataaataatatatatatatgtatatattcttttaatttatttttattgtgcattatatgttttatatgtataattaaaaaattaatgaaataaattagtgaaatattaatttctattattgaaGAAGTTTAGAAACAAATAACTAATGATAAATCAGaattttagtatatattatcgattttgatcgtctcttttttcttaattgtttgtaaagataaattaataaaataataaatattaacaatattatacacATGATGATACAGTGTTACACataaatacatacacatatttGCATACTTATCGATGTATGTTCTATTCGTAAAACGATTCAGAATATTGTACGTGAAGAGGTTATGATGcacgaaaaaatatcaaaatgaataattcatatgattttatcaaaatgattttatgataaaacacgacacaaaattattaaacaattaaatatacgattataaatttttaatccttcaatgtatacaaattaatgatataattcaatGGAGACACCTAGTggactttataaaatatttctcactgattaaaatgtacaaaaatcaTCCAGAAAAACGTGCTACTCTATCTAGAACGAGCTACACATCAATTGGCACATGACAAATGAAGCTAAgtgtaattaatgaataaatgctCACCTGGTTCTAAATATACGCACGACACAACTTCACCATTTCACCAATTTTTCACTGTACTCGATCGCGTATTGTTGTCCTttgctttttttaaatgtgtaTAGTGGATTGGTAACGCTATCTATTTTTGCTTATTAGTATTAAACGAAACATTATTTAGATGGCAGCACAGATGCTTTTCATAGATGTCTCTatcatatataacaatatttaaaatatttttgatttaaataataattcttctcaaaaattagtttaattttatttttttatttttataataatagtattaatacttaatatttcattattttcatgcaaataattattagttgaaaactgtaaaaaaaaagctcgttcctatatttttaaaatctttttttttaactgctatgtaatgtaaatattatatattaataacaaatgtaaatatatctttttaatataatatcataatatctttcttactataattattttactatataaaaaaattatataaaaaaaagttgaagtaATTTGTAAAGAacataagattatttattgaatatcaagttttacaaatattatcacACACTCGTTATGAATGTTTCATTAGAGATGGCTGTCTTATATgtattgtacaaatataataattatattttataacggctatacacatatatgtatgtatatacgtacatacatgtatgtatatatgtatgtatatacatacatatatgtgtatatacataaatatattatacacacatacatacatacatgcatgcatgcatacatacatacatacatacatacatatatatatatatatatacatacataaatacttaattattttataaagtggCAGTTGTTCTATGTTTATATACATCAGTGGCCTGTAGCTTTTTATGACATAGATTATCATCAAATTTTGATGCTAATCTTAACAAATCCATAATACATTGATCAAAGACAAAAATaatgtgttaaaaaaaaaaaaataaatgttattgagaaaaatgaaagatgacGATGATCacaataatgtattaatggaaattaattaaaagcaacCAGCCTCTAGCATTTTGCAATATTCATTTATCCTCAATATTCCCAGTATacgtaaaaatcaataaataattttacatagataaatatatattttatatatatctattatacttttgtggtaaaatatttttataggccTTTTTGTAgacctatttctttttttaattacaaagagCTAAATCACCCCTTAACTCACGCAAtagttacaaattttatatttatatataatatttatatatatatttataatatacaagctgttctttttttatcggtaTAGCTCACATActcttataatttcatataacaattttactaattataaaatatttttataaaatatgtccgatttaataataaataagaaagatacTTAGAATAATTCTTGTTCAGTTAAGCATACAGCCACTTTGTtcgtaatatttcatatataagaaaaatgtatcgaaaaatgaattgaaattgtgCATGATAGAATACATATATCttaatactaatttattaactttctaATCAGAGCTAATCCGACGATAAAAGAACTTGTTCGCTTCGCGTTGCTCAAGATGAATGTATTTAATTCCCGTCTAACGGCAAATATTAGAGTAATATGCAATACTCTGgagtcgataatttttttcataattcccGACTGACATTGCATCACAAAGAGTATCACACATTGCTTTGTACTATTTCCATATTAGGCTTTACCGCAACGGGAATCCTTGGTGCATTGTTTTTTCACGTATATTTTGGActtttgtacaattatattcaacgttaagaaaatacaaaagtgTTTATAAAGATGATACAATATGAAATACTACATGCGAAATTACCTGATCGCATTCCTTCTTATCTCAAGTTAGAATCGTTATTTTTCCTGCATCTTTAAAGTCTCTCATTTATTAATACTACAGAGACTTGTGTATATAGCAATAAaatgtgtataaaatttacGTAGCAAATTCCTAGTATTGGAAGgagatatatctatatatttcgaCGGATATGGTCAAAAACtgtagattaatattttatatgaaatctgTCCGtcgtaattatttcaattcatttcgaCAGAGAAATTCGATCGGCAGTTTCTTGGAAAGTACTTACACGTAAATTGCAAATCGTCATAGctgtattcaaatatattcaaataagagATAACGTATAGtacttataaataacaatttgtaaatgttgaataaaaaatagtttgcAAAACGActctcaaatttaatttaattctattaattagaCCGACATATGTACCTTAGTTGAACGTTAAAAACATAATGTTTGTTTCAGTTAAACAAACTATCGAAATTGTAAATACATGGACACtatcgatattatcgatatttcactGAATTCTAtcgtatatcgatatatatacgatCCTCGCAGCAAGAtgcgaataattatattattaattctcatATACTATATGTCTTAATATAATACCCATACTCGATGTTCGTttgtaattctaaaataattatgagatCGTAATACTACATTGTTACTTTAAAGGTATACGCGTATGACTTTTCATAAGTAAGAACAGACTTCTTTTACAAGCTGCCAAAGCCACTGAGTACAGGGCAACTTAatacaaagatattttaaggCCATTATACagtgttcaaaaaaatttttgaaatttttaaaatttttatataaatgtatgaaaatttcaggcctgatataaataaaaaatttgtcaaattataacatttagtataattacaaataatttgaagttgaaaaaaaaatttcttaatttattatttcaattcattaatatttaactaatttgattatttaaaccaATAaccaattattgaaaattaatataaaatatcatgaaaaatattttgacggTAATAAAGAaggcataaaaaaatattcctatcTTCTgtaataaacttataaattaattagattaagagACTCACGTGATCTAGCCATCTTAAGCGTAAGTATGGCAGtcgatattattgttatataaaatgtactcTGATGAGTATAAGTTACAAAATCATGGCAAAGAACGCGTGAGTTTTTGAATGTAGtacgaattatttctttttctttctaggCAAGATAATTATTCTTGTATGAAGCACATAAATGGTAATTGCAATATTACCAATcatttttatacgtataagaattgaaaaacgCTAAAATCGTTTTTCTTCACCGTGAattcattgaattaataatttaatataatataatataatataatataaaaaggattatcgataataaacgaACTTATCGATTTCCTTTTATCtcgattgaattaaattgcACACACTGTATGCACAAAATTACACTGTTAAAAATCCATAATgaaatgttcaattttttcgtCAACACTTTCAAACCATATTACACACGTTCTTGCAAAATACAAGTCCGTTACAAGAAGGTGGCAGTGTCAAAAAACATTGGCAAGTATACtttgcattttattataaaaagcaaCGTTAGTACCAGAGGAAAAAGCAAATTGACTaggaagaaaattcattctaGTCCATATCACTGGGATTCGAAAAATCTATAACCGAGACCGTTCATCGGCCATTGATCATCCATTGCCAATTGTGTACATAAACTTCGCGAAAAGTTTCGACGTGTAACACATATTACATCTATTTCTCAGGTACTAACATTGAGAATGTATCATTGCAGTCTATTGAATTGAGATGGCACAAGGTTTAGGAACCTCTTCTAGCACTCAAATTCAGATGCTGTTATGGCATTTAGATCTTTCATAAGACCTTCTAAATTAGCCATCTCTTGATTTAATTCTTCTGTACTATAAGAAGgctaaaaaagataaaaataatcaattaaacattttatttatgactttataacaaattaaatgaaaaattacctTTAATCGTTCAACTTCTTCTGAAGTATGCACCGGATTTGAAACTGAAGCCAATCGATTCTTTGCTAATTGTGCAGAACTTTGTGGCTTCTTATACGGACTTCCGGACATTGTAGGTCTTACCGTAACTTGAGAAACTATGTAACATtgcattgtataaaaaaagattatatattaaaataaaaaaaaaaagaatataaaaattaattcaaatggaATTTACCACCATGTTTTTGTTGGGCTGGTGTCGAAGGAGCAGATTGAGGTGGAGGTGCTGGTACgctaaaactttttaaaggaTGTCCCTGCATTCTTTTACTACCACTAGCACCATCAGTTCCACTGCTTGTATTTGATGGTTGATTACTATTGCTATAGTGTCCCGAAGCATATTGAGTATTTCCACTATATGATTGACTGCTTGTACCATATGGTAAttgctttaaatataaataacttggattaaataaaattttttacctaaaataataatatgtattatcaattatataaaaatcttacttGATTTTGCATTGGTTCGTACGAAGTTGAAATATTGCAAGAATCTGGACTCGATTCTGGTGTTGGTTCTAAGGTAATATGCGCTCGACTTAAACTATATTGTGCCACAGTTCGAGGATAATTTTGCCTCGCAGATGGTGTATCATTACACGATGTGTGAATCGTTGGTTGTGACATACTTGTATTTACGATCGGTGTGGCCGTCGCTATAGCTGTAACAAGTTAAGTACTTTGATATACagcttaaaaaatttcattttataagttTGTCGCGAGTGAATTTAAGTCACtataatttagaagaaaaagtaaattttttctattatttttaattctactaTTACTTACGTTGATGTAAAGATGCACTGTCAACGGGAAGTGTAATGAGTTTAGGTTTGTGGCTTCCTCGACTATGTTGTCTACTCAGGGTCGAACACTTCTCATCAGTATTACCTAATGTTAAGTGAGTGAACATAAACCGAATacgaaaatcaagaaaataataaacaaaataaaattttttttatgatgtttCTCTTATATAATGTTAACCAAAACTTTAATGaagaaatcattaaatatttaatcatgttGGAAATGATAATGGATTTGTTTGTACAGctgtgataaaatatatataattagaaatttaaataaacaaaattttgtaagTATTGTGTTTGATATGATGAAGTgttctgtaaaaaaatattatttttagaaacttaCCCATGTAACTTGGCACATAAGTACGTTTATCCAATGAACTAGAATTTCCATGCACATTCTCTTGATTATATTCTTGATTGTTTGATCTAGGTAAAGTATTACTAGCTACACCACTAGTAGATGCTTCTCCATTTATTGAAGATTTTTCAAGTGCTTTGAGTTCCATTTGATCATGATGAATCCACAAATCAGGCGgcttaatatttgttttttgattGGTATCTttcatatatctaaatattacaattataatttttataaaaataaatgttgcaaaaaataaatgtatacgaAAAATAGATGATATTAACATAGTGCATACCCTTTTTTTCTATCAGGTGTATCGGGACTGCGTTTGCAACATATAACAACAACTACCACTGCTATACCAGTGACAAGAACAATAGAGCAACccacaataatataaattaatatatttgaaagtcCTCGTCCATCTGCAAAATAATTCCATTGTTTAgtaattgcaataataacaataataatgcgattataaataaaaaataactattttgcgatatatacattatttcatcattcactattttaaatacatgcTATGCTAAAAACAATGTCTTACCTCGGTCATGCAATTCATCATAGACATCCATACCACTGCCTagcatagaaataaaaaatatagtaacaaCACACCAACATAATgcatataagaatataatatatactataaataatactatatatatacataacacTAAACAAACTtttgaaactaaaaaaaatcatattatacgTGCAtacatttattagaattaaatacataCTCTGAGGAGTTTTAAATGGATAAGTTGTAGAAAAAGGACCATATCCTTTTGAATTGCGTGCttgaattttaaagtaataagTCATACTTGGTTGTAGtccttttacaataaattcagTTTTATCTCCAATTACACCTTCTATTAACCAATCACGATCCCACTTTGTATtatcaattgaataaaaaataatatatcctaaaacaattttattattattgtatattttacattattattaaaaatatttgtaaatatctaaataccTGTAATTGGTCCATTTGGTTGTTTAGGAGGTTGCCAACGCAATAAAACTGAAGTTGGACGATCTTCGATACTTTGAATTGTTAGATTCCTAGGAGCAGAACTAGGTGCAGCTTCTTGAGTTTGATTCGAAACAACCATACTCCATAATGATTCTCGTTTTccctgaaaaattatttaaatactttcgtaatattatatatatatatatataaatatttttaaatattaaattataaataccttCACAAGTTTGActgtaaattcatataatgtattaggttttaaatcatttatcataCAGTTAAGATCAGTggcattatgatatttataacgaGGATTGCTGCTATGATGATGTGATGTATAACGCACTACGTAATATCGATTATCCGTTACAaactgtaatattattattctttaataaaatatattgatttacaacaatatatattaaaattataaatattcatatacctGAGTTTTTGGCAAAGTTGTATCAGTCCAATATAATACAACAGTAGTATCAGAAAGAACAGAAGCTTTAAGACCAACAGGTGGCAATAAGGGTGCAGAAAATTCAGATACAGAACGTTCTGTAGTTCTCACGTTCGCATATGCTGGCTGACCATCACCAGCATCATTTGTTGCTCTTAAGGATATAACATATTCAGTGATTggttctaaataaaataaaataaaaaaaaaaaagaaaataaaatttatttactagattgaaaattttatgcaagtacaaatttcatcatttaccTAATTGATCTATAGTGAAAGATCGTTCTTTTCCATCAAGAAGTCGTACTTCAACGTCTGGAACTCCTTTTCCCCATCCAAGTTTATATCCTTTCACTTTAATACTCTGATCTTTTGGTGGATTCCAAAAAACTTGTATATAATCTGACATTACTTttgctataatatatttagaaattgcaTTCAacatttatggaaaaatcaaaataaattaaaaattaagtttaaaaattaactaacTTCTTAAATTACTGGGTGTATTTGGTACGCGATTTTCGTCAGATTCAGTTTCATATGTTTCTATTTGTATCCATTCTGTCCAAGGTCCAGTTCCATTTACATTTAAGGCACATATACGAACTTGATAAACAACATGTTTCTCAAGTCCTGTGAGCACTCGTGAACGTTGATTTCCTTCAGTTGCTATATTTACTGGTGGTGATGCTCGATCATGACGGCGATAACGAATTTTATAACCAGTAATAATCCCATTTTGTCCTTCGAGCGGCGGTTCCCATCTTATCATAAtactctaaaaaaaataaataaataaatatgaaaaaataaagaataataataatgttaaaaatattatttaattatacgaaattCTAAAATACCTACTGTAGGACTAACTGGTTCTACAGTGACATTGTGTGGTGGTTGAGTAGGTTGTGCACTATAAGTTCGAACTACAATATCTCTACTAAACACACCAGGACCATTCTCGTTTACAGCTTGAACTTTAATACTGTATTCTGTATAAGGCACGAGATCTATTAAATCGTGCATTGTGCTAGTAGTTTCACGCGTTATTTCCTCATTGTCAccctttaaataaaatattcaaagaaattgaaattttaaattaaaaagtacataattaatatcttagaAAACCttagaatatttgtaaatatacctctacaaatgtaattatatatttagaaattttgccATTAGTAACTTGTGGTTCTTCCCAAGATAATGCAATGCTCACACTACTTGTGGCATATCCTTCTAAATTCAATGGAGGTCCAGGAACATTGGCctattgcaataaatttaaaataatttgatcatagaataatttatttatttatgtataaaacatatttaaaattttaaacagacCTCAGTAAGTGTAGTAACTTGTAATATTTCACTAGATATTCCAGAACCTCTTTCATTCAAAGCAACCACTCGAAAGTGATATGTCATACTTGGTTGTAAACCTCGTATTACTGCCTCTAATTTTTGTTGAGTATTAATAACTCTTTCtctataagatttaaaattttttttttattttcattgtatataaaacataattatcaagataaacatatttatctaTAGACTAATTATCACCTTTGAGCACCttcttgtttataataaatataataatttagaatctcTCCATTTGTATTTTCAGGTTCTTGCCATCTTAAAGTTACAAATCTAGCAGTGACAATGACGAGACTTAAATTCCTTGGTGCTGATGGAACACTTCCTTCTATCGATTCCAAACTGTCTGTGTCATCTATAAAAGGGGATTTTGGATCGTAATGGGAATTAGGAAATCTAACAGATCCAGGAAGATCTGCAGGGTCATCAGAGGGACTAATGGAAAGTGGTGGATTGGGTGTAAATGCAGACATTGTATGACCTAAAAGAGTACTCGGATGCTGCCACGTTTTATTGTACAATTGCcgatgcaataataatttttttttaggaactGTCTTTGGAGTAGTTGATTTATGGGAAATTGCCTTTTCTGAATATAAATGTTAGCATGCAACACAgttaaaaaaggaggaaacacacaaatggaaaaaaaataaacataaaattaaaaatctttgtataaaaaaataataaattgaaaataacatatattatatttctaaataaattaaaaaaataaatttactagctaataaatatgttaacatattaaacaaaattacaaaattacaaaaataaattaaaaaaaaatttttaatttaaaatatatttacatttgaattctataaaataagatatatatagttgtaattataaaatcagtACTTACTAGGTTGATTAATTGTTAAACGCGCTGCAGCTTGAACAGTTCCAGCGGAATTTGTTCCGATACATTGAAAAATTCCAGCATCTATTGGTAATAGACCATTAATTCTAAGATTAtaactgaaaataataaaaaatatttattttatgatgatttactatatatactataattcattataatcgacattttaaaaatttacccaTTAACAATTTGCCAATATGCACTCAAGGTAATACGTTCTCCATTTTTGAGCCATGTAATTTTTGGTTGAGGTTTACCATAAATTTCGCATTCAAATTCTAAATCTTGATTCTCGCTAGCTATTTTATCTTctggttttttaataaatcttggtggaactaaaaaataataatatgaagcaatatgatatatatattatatacaaaaattatatacaaaaatacctTGTACAATTAAATCAGCAGTTGCATCTAATATTTCAACTTCATTTTCTGCGCGACATTGATAAGAACCATTATCTATTTCTTCAACATTGCTAATTACAAGACTAGATGCAGCAATTCTACTATatctaaataatgaaataaaaatttaaatatttatgattttcttatattgtatatttctttttatatacctAGATTTAAAAGATGTTAGATCAATAGCAACACCATCTTTCAACCAAAGTATACTTGGTTTTGGATAACCATTGGCAGCACATTCAAGTGTAATTGTTGATCCTTCGATAATTACTTGTTGTAATGGTTTAGCAATAAAAACTGGTGGAGTACTTTCTTGATCtacattacaaaatataaattaaaattcactattttatagaaattatatatttaaatatttgtacttACCAATATCACTTAGCAATCCTAATTGTGCTTTATTACTAAGCCTATATTGTCCATAACTACTAGCATTGCATCTATATGATCCAACATCTTCCGTTTTAAcattatcaatttctaatGCACCTGATGGCAAAATTGTCATCCGACTATCCATGGATATTATTAATGGATGTTCATCTTTTAACCATTGTATAATCAATGAACTAGAAGTTGCAAGAAGTGTACAACTTAAATATGCAATTTGTCCTGGATAAACCATAGTATCTTGAGGTTCTTTTTCAAATCCTGGTAaacctttaaaataaaattttataatataatataattatataataatgacaattataatttcaaaaatttatataaattctaggTACTAACTAGCAATTTTAATTGTGGCAATTCGAGAAACAATAGCTCCAATATCATCTACAGAAGCTAAACATTGATAGCTTCCAGTCAATTCCAGACTAGTGCCATAaacactatttatatataaagatccaTTACTTAATTgagatctataaaaaaaaaaaatatataatagaaatagaaaagtttcttttttaagaaaaatatatcattctaaatcttaatattcaTACCTATAACTATctccaataaaattaattggttGTCCATCATCAGTTCTCCACTGTATATTGGGTTTTCCAAAACTACTATTTGCTTCACAATCCAATCTAGCAGGATTTCCCTGTTCAACTACTACATCTTGTGGttcaatagtaaaatataatccaCTTGCATTAGCTGCTGAGAAGACAATACATTATTTGCTAtatcatttctaataaaaaaattataaatataagcttataatacttttataaagcAATTGTAGttgtgtatttaaaaataacttaaaataaaatattttaataaataaatattttattaaaaagagtaaaaaaataacttaatcataatataataatcataataatcataacatcaaattataactaaatttaatatattatttcatacaagcatagattaaataattaaatattataataataaatcttaaaaaaacaagaagTTTAGGTATAAAAAGGGAGATACCAACGTGTTATAaagcgaagaaaagaaaatgaataaagggTCGGCAACCCTATATAGGCACCCTTTAGCCCTTTAGCAAGACACCCGAGCCGAGCGCctaaattctcttttcttttctttcttttttttcttttacaaggCTTTGCGATCGTCCGATAGACGTATACAACTACGACGCAGGACGAT
This region of Apis mellifera strain DH4 linkage group LG14, Amel_HAv3.1, whole genome shotgun sequence genomic DNA includes:
- the LOC726723 gene encoding neogenin isoform X7 encodes the protein MRDSICRSMCDGESKKLACVRSTEHCMLVQQSYKKVTMDFCTRRSLTPAGLMEPRTLAIPLALLTFVILAANASGLYFTIEPQDVVVEQGNPARLDCEANSSFGKPNIQWRTDDGQPINFIGDSYRSQLSNGSLYINSVYGTSLELTGSYQCLASVDDIGAIVSRIATIKIASLPGFEKEPQDTMVYPGQIAYLSCTLLATSSSLIIQWLKDEHPLIISMDSRMTILPSGALEIDNVKTEDVGSYRCNASSYGQYRLSNKAQLGLLSDIDQESTPPVFIAKPLQQVIIEGSTITLECAANGYPKPSILWLKDGVAIDLTSFKSRYSRIAASSLVISNVEEIDNGSYQCRAENEVEILDATADLIVQVPPRFIKKPEDKIASENQDLEFECEIYGKPQPKITWLKNGERITLSAYWQIVNGYNLRINGLLPIDAGIFQCIGTNSAGTVQAAARLTINQPNDTDSLESIEGSVPSAPRNLSLVIVTARFVTLRWQEPENTNGEILNYYIYYKQEGAQRERVINTQQKLEAVIRGLQPSMTYHFRVVALNERGSGISSEILQVTTLTEANVPGPPLNLEGYATSSVSIALSWEEPQVTNGKISKYIITFVEGDNEEITRETTSTMHDLIDLVPYTEYSIKVQAVNENGPGVFSRDIVVRTYSAQPTQPPHNVTVEPVSPTSIMIRWEPPLEGQNGIITGYKIRYRRHDRASPPVNIATEGNQRSRVLTGLEKHVVYQVRICALNVNGTGPWTEWIQIETYETESDENRVPNTPSNLRTKVMSDYIQVFWNPPKDQSIKVKGYKLGWGKGVPDVEVRLLDGKERSFTIDQLEPITEYVISLRATNDAGDGQPAYANVRTTERSVSEFSAPLLPPVGLKASVLSDTTVVLYWTDTTLPKTQFVTDNRYYVVRYTSHHHSSNPRYKYHNATDLNCMINDLKPNTLYEFTVKLVKGKRESLWSMVVSNQTQEAAPSSAPRNLTIQSIEDRPTSVLLRWQPPKQPNGPITGYIIFYSIDNTKWDRDWLIEGVIGDKTEFIVKGLQPSMTYYFKIQARNSKGYGPFSTTYPFKTPQSSGMDVYDELHDRDGRGLSNILIYIIVGCSIVLVTGIAVVVVVICCKRSPDTPDRKKGYMKDTNQKTNIKPPDLWIHHDQMELKALEKSSINGEASTSGVASNTLPRSNNQEYNQENVHGNSSSLDKRTYVPSYMGNTDEKCSTLSRQHSRGSHKPKLITLPVDSASLHQPIATATPIVNTSMSQPTIHTSCNDTPSARQNYPRTVAQYSLSRAHITLEPTPESSPDSCNISTSYEPMQNQQLPYGTSSQSYSGNTQYASGHYSNSNQPSNTSSGTDGASGSKRMQGHPLKSFSVPAPPPQSAPSTPAQQKHGVSQVTVRPTMSGSPYKKPQSSAQLAKNRLASVSNPVHTSEEVERLKPSYSTEELNQEMANLEGLMKDLNAITASEFEC
- the LOC726723 gene encoding neogenin isoform X1 encodes the protein MRDSICRSMCDGESKKLACVRSTEHCMLVQQSYKKVTMDFCTRRSLTPAGLMEPRTLAIPLALLTFVILAANASGLYFTIEPQDVVVEQGNPARLDCEANSSFGKPNIQWRTDDGQPINFIGDSYRSQLSNGSLYINSVYGTSLELTGSYQCLASVDDIGAIVSRIATIKIASLPGFEKEPQDTMVYPGQIAYLSCTLLATSSSLIIQWLKDEHPLIISMDSRMTILPSGALEIDNVKTEDVGSYRCNASSYGQYRLSNKAQLGLLSDIDQESTPPVFIAKPLQQVIIEGSTITLECAANGYPKPSILWLKDGVAIDLTSFKSRYSRIAASSLVISNVEEIDNGSYQCRAENEVEILDATADLIVQVPPRFIKKPEDKIASENQDLEFECEIYGKPQPKITWLKNGERITLSAYWQIVNGYNLRINGLLPIDAGIFQCIGTNSAGTVQAAARLTINQPKKAISHKSTTPKTVPKKKLLLHRQLYNKTWQHPSTLLGHTMSAFTPNPPLSISPSDDPADLPGSVRFPNSHYDPKSPFIDDTDSLESIEGSVPSAPRNLSLVIVTARFVTLRWQEPENTNGEILNYYIYYKQEGAQRERVINTQQKLEAVIRGLQPSMTYHFRVVALNERGSGISSEILQVTTLTEANVPGPPLNLEGYATSSVSIALSWEEPQVTNGKISKYIITFVEGDNEEITRETTSTMHDLIDLVPYTEYSIKVQAVNENGPGVFSRDIVVRTYSAQPTQPPHNVTVEPVSPTSIMIRWEPPLEGQNGIITGYKIRYRRHDRASPPVNIATEGNQRSRVLTGLEKHVVYQVRICALNVNGTGPWTEWIQIETYETESDENRVPNTPSNLRTKVMSDYIQVFWNPPKDQSIKVKGYKLGWGKGVPDVEVRLLDGKERSFTIDQLEPITEYVISLRATNDAGDGQPAYANVRTTERSVSEFSAPLLPPVGLKASVLSDTTVVLYWTDTTLPKTQFVTDNRYYVVRYTSHHHSSNPRYKYHNATDLNCMINDLKPNTLYEFTVKLVKGKRESLWSMVVSNQTQEAAPSSAPRNLTIQSIEDRPTSVLLRWQPPKQPNGPITGYIIFYSIDNTKWDRDWLIEGVIGDKTEFIVKGLQPSMTYYFKIQARNSKGYGPFSTTYPFKTPQSSGMDVYDELHDRDGRGLSNILIYIIVGCSIVLVTGIAVVVVVICCKRSPDTPDRKKGYMKDTNQKTNIKPPDLWIHHDQMELKALEKSSINGEASTSGVASNTLPRSNNQEYNQENVHGNSSSLDKRTYVPSYMGNTDEKCSTLSRQHSRGSHKPKLITLPVDSASLHQPIATATPIVNTSMSQPTIHTSCNDTPSARQNYPRTVAQYSLSRAHITLEPTPESSPDSCNISTSYEPMQNQQLPYGTSSQSYSGNTQYASGHYSNSNQPSNTSSGTDGASGSKRMQGHPLKSFSVPAPPPQSAPSTPAQQKHGVSQVTVRPTMSGSPYKKPQSSAQLAKNRLASVSNPVHTSEEVERLKPSYSTEELNQEMANLEGLMKDLNAITASEFEC